From the Candidatus Bathyarchaeota archaeon genome, one window contains:
- a CDS encoding right-handed parallel beta-helix repeat-containing protein: protein MQSRLVAELLLLSLLCSALAACFSGSLVYAASSPRITILADGTIDGTTSIQRSGNIYTLSESLTLPLYVERDNIIVDGAGYAVDSEENRGVVLEQRQNVTVKNLVVFLDGGYLLDLRSASNCKIIDNVLVGTPKPLSIPGLPEPSEPVRLIGPLGMNLLYSTNNHIENNSITKSFYAISLSSSQDNTVIQNRFYDSIVGIDIDRSNGNFLSGNQAINCEQGIGVRLYSGHDYNNTVDSTNTINGKPVYYWLNHADKTVPSNASYVVLVNCTRIQVQDVDSQGVILILSQNCTVSNSIFIERADGVRLLNSSENTVTNCTIKDQAIGIQLDGSHDNLVTGCTVSNCTTRGINLAGSNNNVFSNNSISDCNSAMSNSGDDASNNNLILANLFADNGNTISVRGALKIQNNTFIRNQQAILCASGSNNITGNVFSANGQAVTFQSTNNILTDNQFLGNNESLSISSDYFANNVDSSNTIDAKPVCYWVNQHNQTVPSNAGFVALVNCSQITVKNLNLANQTRGITLAFTQNSTITNNLIANNTNAIYLYGAPNNNFTANNVTNNGYAVYISGGKITFLGGPMTYTPSSGNLFYRNNFVGNSQLLYDLAGAYDVGSSPSANLWDNGEEGNYWSSYTGEDADGNGIGDSRFVVYANNSDYYPLMQPVTVTIPELPFGAILLFAAAFTIAALVAKKKLQFKTQGGKFP from the coding sequence CACAACCAGCATCCAACGCAGCGGCAACATCTACACCTTATCCGAAAGCCTCACCCTCCCCCTCTATGTGGAACGCGACAACATCATAGTTGACGGGGCAGGATATGCTGTGGACAGTGAAGAAAACCGCGGCGTGGTTTTAGAGCAACGGCAAAACGTGACGGTTAAAAACTTGGTTGTTTTTCTTGACGGCGGCTACCTTTTAGACCTTAGAAGCGCTTCAAACTGCAAAATTATAGATAACGTTTTGGTGGGAACTCCTAAGCCGTTGAGTATTCCTGGGTTGCCTGAGCCTTCTGAGCCCGTGCGGTTAATTGGACCCTTGGGCATGAACCTTTTGTATTCAACAAACAACCACATTGAAAACAACAGCATAACCAAAAGCTTCTACGCCATATCGCTTTCCTCCTCCCAAGACAACACAGTAATCCAAAACCGCTTCTACGACAGCATCGTAGGCATAGACATCGACCGTTCCAACGGCAACTTTCTAAGCGGCAACCAAGCAATCAACTGCGAACAAGGCATAGGAGTTCGCCTATATTCAGGCCACGACTACAACAACACAGTTGATTCCACAAACACCATCAACGGAAAACCCGTATATTACTGGCTAAACCACGCCGACAAAACAGTTCCTTCCAACGCCTCCTATGTTGTCTTGGTTAACTGCACACGCATCCAAGTTCAAGATGTGGATTCGCAAGGCGTGATTTTGATTCTCTCACAAAACTGCACAGTATCTAACAGCATCTTTATTGAAAGAGCCGACGGCGTCAGACTGCTCAACTCCTCTGAAAACACCGTTACAAACTGCACCATAAAAGACCAAGCTATAGGCATCCAGCTTGATGGCTCCCATGATAATCTTGTCACAGGCTGCACGGTTTCTAACTGCACTACCCGCGGCATAAACCTCGCAGGCTCAAACAACAACGTTTTCTCAAACAACAGCATCTCTGATTGCAACTCTGCTATGTCCAACTCTGGCGATGACGCCTCCAACAACAACCTCATACTCGCCAATCTGTTTGCAGACAACGGAAACACCATATCCGTACGCGGCGCACTAAAAATCCAAAACAACACTTTCATCCGTAACCAGCAAGCAATCCTGTGCGCCAGTGGTTCAAACAACATAACCGGCAATGTTTTTTCTGCAAACGGGCAAGCAGTAACTTTTCAGTCAACTAACAACATTCTCACAGACAACCAGTTCTTAGGCAACAATGAAAGCCTATCAATCTCCAGTGACTACTTCGCCAACAACGTTGACTCCTCAAACACCATAGACGCCAAACCCGTCTGTTACTGGGTCAACCAGCACAACCAAACCGTTCCATCCAACGCAGGATTTGTTGCCCTAGTCAACTGCTCCCAAATAACCGTTAAAAACCTAAACCTCGCAAACCAAACCCGCGGCATAACCCTAGCATTTACCCAAAACTCCACCATAACAAACAACCTCATAGCAAACAACACCAACGCCATCTACCTCTACGGCGCCCCAAACAACAACTTTACCGCCAACAACGTAACCAACAACGGCTACGCCGTCTACATAAGCGGCGGCAAAATCACGTTTCTGGGTGGACCCATGACATACACGCCCTCATCTGGCAACCTATTTTACCGCAACAATTTTGTAGGCAACAGCCAGCTTTTGTATGATTTGGCAGGTGCATACGATGTTGGCTCTTCCCCTTCAGCTAACCTTTGGGACAACGGCGAAGAAGGCAACTACTGGAGCAGCTACACTGGAGAAGATGCAGACGGCAATGGCATAGGTGATAGCCGATTTGTAGTCTACGCAAACAACAGCGACTACTACCCACTTATGCAGCCTGTCACCGTAACGATTCCAGAGTTACCCTTTGGAGCAATTCTGCTTTTCGCCGCCGCTTTTACCATTGCAGCTCTGGTAGCCAAGAAAAAACTACAATTCAAAACCCAAGGAGGCAAATTCCCATGA
- a CDS encoding right-handed parallel beta-helix repeat-containing protein has translation MNKPALLLVAALFLSAVLFPFAVTAQTPPTLVFIMPDGTVDGTDFIERSGDLYTLTANTSATITVQKSNIVLDGLGHALGGDEFDDDSVSVILEDISNVTIQNLDIKTSGSGMMLTRAPNCNVLNVNIWAERAGIRLREANSTTVTGCYVEAFVEYGLNMYASHGSVVTNNSILSSMIDTLNCGSSSNCILSDNLITYIPSQYPLARGIQIDNSANCTIANNRIKNYPLSGIDLQLHADNNRIQANQVLNCSRGINLNGANNNLTANLIADNNDTGITLSSENNILRNNTLQNNAQPLAVSAYSSSSWINDVDTSNTVDGKSIIYWVNQIDRAVPLDAGFVVLVNCTCITVEGFTFNHNANCLMLSSTTNSTIIHNNFLNGSTLTLYSSSDNNLTQNSFTNNSHGIKLSSFSFNNIIFANNFATNSYGIYLSESSSNTLSSNNFTQNQNALYFSSASNNNILLNNFQNNTNDVTDAGMNNPYTAVSTAASTSPKIQTLAYFSVQPLNFIGPPPLSANNYDNGKEGNYWSNYTGTDANGDGIGDTSHFLYGNNADNYPLMLPAAVTIPEFSSLLVVALLFAATSLLLGYTRKTRKKP, from the coding sequence ATGAACAAGCCCGCCCTACTTCTTGTAGCTGCCCTATTCTTATCTGCGGTGCTGTTTCCCTTTGCTGTAACCGCTCAAACGCCGCCCACTTTGGTATTCATAATGCCTGATGGTACAGTAGACGGAACCGACTTTATCGAGCGCAGTGGCGACCTTTACACTTTAACCGCGAACACTTCTGCTACCATAACTGTCCAAAAAAGCAACATAGTCCTTGATGGCTTAGGACACGCTTTGGGCGGAGACGAATTTGATGATGACTCCGTCTCTGTTATTTTGGAAGACATATCCAATGTAACCATTCAAAACCTTGACATAAAAACCTCGGGCAGCGGCATGATGCTAACTCGCGCGCCAAACTGCAACGTCCTAAACGTGAACATCTGGGCAGAACGCGCTGGCATTAGGCTGCGTGAAGCAAACTCTACAACTGTAACTGGATGCTATGTGGAAGCGTTTGTCGAGTACGGTTTGAACATGTATGCTTCGCACGGCAGCGTAGTAACCAACAACTCCATCCTAAGCAGCATGATAGATACCCTAAACTGCGGCTCTAGTTCCAACTGCATACTCTCCGATAACCTCATCACCTACATCCCCTCCCAATACCCCTTGGCCCGAGGCATCCAAATCGACAACTCTGCAAACTGCACAATCGCAAACAACCGCATCAAAAATTACCCGCTAAGCGGCATTGACCTGCAACTTCATGCTGACAACAACCGCATACAAGCCAACCAAGTGCTAAACTGCTCCCGCGGCATAAACCTCAACGGCGCAAACAACAACCTCACCGCAAACCTAATTGCAGACAACAACGACACCGGCATAACCCTTAGCTCCGAAAACAACATCCTAAGAAACAATACCCTACAAAACAATGCCCAACCCCTAGCCGTTAGCGCCTACTCTTCTTCAAGCTGGATAAACGACGTCGACACCTCCAACACGGTAGACGGAAAAAGCATCATCTACTGGGTCAACCAAATCGACAGGGCGGTTCCTTTAGACGCAGGCTTTGTAGTGCTGGTTAACTGCACATGCATAACCGTTGAAGGCTTCACCTTTAACCACAACGCCAACTGCCTCATGCTATCTTCCACCACAAACTCCACAATTATCCACAACAACTTCCTCAACGGCTCAACCCTTACCCTTTACTCCTCCTCCGACAACAACCTCACCCAAAACAGCTTCACCAACAACAGCCACGGCATAAAACTAAGTTCCTTCTCCTTCAACAACATCATATTTGCCAACAACTTTGCAACCAACAGCTACGGCATCTACCTCTCAGAAAGCTCAAGCAACACCCTCTCAAGCAACAACTTTACACAAAACCAAAACGCCCTCTACTTTAGCAGCGCCTCAAACAACAACATCCTACTCAACAACTTCCAAAACAACACCAACGACGTAACCGACGCAGGCATGAACAACCCCTACACCGCTGTATCAACCGCCGCATCAACTTCGCCCAAAATTCAAACCCTTGCGTATTTTTCTGTGCAGCCACTTAACTTCATAGGTCCCCCGCCCTTATCCGCAAACAACTACGACAACGGCAAAGAAGGCAACTACTGGAGCAATTACACAGGCACCGACGCAAACGGTGATGGCATAGGTGATACTTCGCATTTTCTGTATGGCAACAACGCTGACAACTACCCGCTTATGCTACCCGCTGCAGTTACGATTCCAGAATTCTCTTCCCTGCTTGTGGTGGCTTTACTCTTCGCAGCTACCTCCCTGCTGCTTGGCTACACCCGTAAAACCCGCAAAAAACCCTAA
- a CDS encoding ferredoxin:glutaredoxin reductase, with amino-acid sequence MVSIEEVRKRAEADAQTYGYRLVSDPDLLQGLLEGLKTNEERYGYPSCPCRLASGAIEYDRDIICPCDYRDPDVNRYGACYCRLYLRKDIHKSKELPTVPERRPKEKQARAFQNPKKRVKNKTQTEKEELIEGTLGTQKFWYCKQCGYVVFREDPPYVCPICKAKKEMFTQIKVDVEFAGQ; translated from the coding sequence TTGGTAAGCATTGAAGAAGTGCGTAAAAGAGCTGAAGCGGACGCGCAAACCTACGGGTACCGTTTGGTTTCTGACCCTGACCTGCTACAAGGCTTGCTGGAAGGCTTAAAAACCAATGAAGAACGCTACGGCTACCCCAGCTGCCCCTGCAGACTAGCCTCAGGAGCCATAGAATACGACCGCGACATCATCTGCCCCTGCGACTACCGCGACCCCGACGTAAACCGATACGGCGCATGCTACTGCCGACTCTACCTAAGAAAAGACATCCACAAATCCAAAGAACTACCCACAGTTCCAGAACGCCGCCCCAAAGAAAAACAAGCCAGAGCATTCCAAAACCCAAAAAAACGCGTCAAAAACAAAACCCAAACAGAAAAAGAAGAACTCATAGAGGGAACATTGGGCACCCAAAAGTTCTGGTACTGCAAACAATGCGGTTACGTAGTGTTTAGGGAAGACCCCCCGTATGTGTGCCCGATTTGCAAGGCAAAAAAAGAAATGTTCACCCAAATAAAAGTGGATGTAGAATTTGCTGGGCAGTAA
- a CDS encoding glutaredoxin family protein yields MDVFKVSGGDKRHKVLVYALSTCVWCKMTKQFLKDNDIEFEYVDVDLCSEEDKASIRKDIQEKGASLGYPTTIVDDKTVVTGFRKDLLKEALELGKH; encoded by the coding sequence ATGGATGTTTTTAAGGTTTCTGGCGGGGATAAGAGGCATAAAGTTTTGGTTTACGCGCTCAGTACATGTGTTTGGTGTAAGATGACGAAGCAGTTTCTTAAGGATAATGATATTGAGTTTGAGTATGTAGATGTGGATTTGTGCAGTGAAGAGGATAAAGCATCGATTCGCAAGGACATCCAAGAGAAAGGTGCCAGTTTGGGGTACCCCACAACAATTGTTGATGATAAGACGGTGGTTACGGGTTTTCGCAAGGATTTGTTGAAGGAGGCTTTAGAGCTTGGTAAGCATTGA
- a CDS encoding ferredoxin family protein, with protein sequence MPIDNDFKKNLKVSGEHNGHKVWGGESGKLGVHGTNVAVDWDACTGDGVCLSACPVSLYDWAQTSDGQKKSDPVRQDECIQCLACETQCPNQAIKITPPE encoded by the coding sequence TTGCCGATTGATAATGATTTTAAGAAGAACTTGAAGGTTTCTGGTGAGCATAATGGTCATAAAGTTTGGGGCGGTGAATCTGGCAAACTTGGCGTTCATGGGACTAATGTGGCGGTTGACTGGGACGCATGTACGGGTGATGGTGTTTGCCTCAGTGCCTGTCCTGTGTCGCTGTATGATTGGGCACAGACTTCTGATGGGCAGAAAAAATCCGACCCCGTGCGCCAAGACGAATGCATCCAATGCTTAGCGTGCGAAACCCAATGCCCCAACCAAGCCATCAAGATCACCCCGCCTGAGTAA
- a CDS encoding rubrerythrin family protein — protein MSKTEKNLKDAFAGESQANRKYLAFAQKAEEEGFSQVAKLFRAAAEAETVHALNHLRITGEIQGTLDNLCAALTGETLEFEKMYPQFIEEAKQEENKQAAWSFDVANQVEKIHANLYKTAITALKNKQPLPNTDYYICSVCGNAVENQAPTKCPICGAPQTKFYKAP, from the coding sequence ATGAGCAAAACTGAAAAGAATCTTAAAGACGCGTTTGCTGGGGAGTCTCAGGCTAACCGAAAGTATTTGGCATTTGCCCAGAAAGCTGAAGAGGAAGGTTTTAGCCAAGTTGCCAAGCTTTTCCGCGCCGCCGCTGAAGCCGAAACCGTGCATGCCCTAAACCACCTGCGCATAACAGGCGAAATCCAAGGCACCCTTGATAACCTGTGCGCGGCGCTTACAGGGGAAACTTTGGAATTCGAAAAAATGTATCCCCAATTCATCGAAGAAGCCAAGCAAGAAGAAAACAAGCAAGCTGCCTGGAGCTTTGATGTAGCCAACCAAGTCGAAAAAATCCACGCAAACCTCTACAAAACAGCCATAACCGCCCTCAAAAACAAACAACCCCTACCCAACACCGACTACTACATCTGCAGCGTCTGCGGCAACGCCGTCGAAAACCAAGCCCCAACCAAATGCCCCATCTGCGGCGCACCCCAAACCAAATTCTACAAAGCCCCCTAA
- a CDS encoding 50S ribosomal protein L15e: MSYKYIAEEWRKPENSFLDELMRQRLIQWRKEPTVLRVERPLRLDRARKLGYKAKQGFVIARVSVRRGGLRKVRPKAGRRPKRMGVKKFKPAKSLRLIAEERAGRKFPNTEVLNSYWVGEDGRHKWFEVILVDKAHPVIKSDKDVNWITEKQHKRRANRSLTSAGKSVRGLRHRGIGAEKFRPHHKYGSTGVHD; this comes from the coding sequence ATGTCGTACAAGTATATAGCTGAGGAATGGCGTAAGCCTGAGAATAGTTTCCTTGATGAGCTTATGCGTCAACGTTTGATTCAGTGGCGCAAAGAACCAACCGTGTTGCGTGTTGAGAGGCCACTTCGGCTTGATCGTGCACGTAAACTGGGTTATAAAGCTAAGCAGGGTTTTGTTATTGCCCGTGTGAGCGTTCGCCGTGGTGGCTTGCGCAAGGTTCGCCCAAAAGCTGGACGTCGACCTAAACGCATGGGTGTTAAAAAATTCAAGCCCGCGAAAAGCCTGCGTTTGATTGCTGAGGAACGAGCAGGAAGAAAATTCCCAAACACAGAAGTTTTGAACAGTTACTGGGTAGGCGAAGATGGACGCCACAAATGGTTTGAAGTTATCCTCGTTGACAAGGCGCATCCTGTCATTAAATCTGACAAGGACGTTAACTGGATAACCGAGAAACAGCATAAACGCCGTGCAAACCGCAGCTTAACTAGCGCAGGCAAATCCGTCAGAGGACTGCGGCACCGCGGTATAGGCGCAGAGAAATTCCGCCCCCACCACAAATACGGCAGCACAGGAGTCCACGACTAA
- a CDS encoding ribosomal protein L13e has product MHHIKPIIISPGGKPRLGKGFSPKEITAAGLTAVDARQMGIPIDWKRKSCHQDNTDALKAHIKRDSDISDDKP; this is encoded by the coding sequence ATGCACCACATAAAACCCATCATCATTTCCCCCGGCGGCAAACCCCGCTTGGGCAAAGGTTTTAGCCCCAAAGAAATCACGGCTGCAGGCTTAACTGCTGTTGACGCACGCCAAATGGGCATACCTATAGACTGGAAACGCAAAAGCTGCCACCAAGACAACACCGACGCCCTCAAAGCCCACATCAAACGCGACAGCGACATATCCGACGATAAACCTTAA
- a CDS encoding Rpp14/Pop5 family protein, protein MLKRVKRRYIALQLDIQCMPAEREFMDAVWGSVTRLYGEFGASFAGLVLIDYVPEHKLAMLRVNLCAADSTRVALATIRSIAEHDAAVHVLAISGTIKALRNKIRL, encoded by the coding sequence ATGCTAAAACGCGTAAAACGCCGCTACATAGCCTTGCAACTAGATATCCAATGCATGCCTGCTGAGCGCGAATTCATGGATGCCGTTTGGGGCTCCGTGACGCGGCTTTACGGCGAGTTTGGAGCAAGCTTTGCCGGGCTGGTCCTAATTGATTACGTCCCTGAACACAAACTGGCAATGCTACGAGTAAACTTGTGCGCCGCAGATTCCACACGAGTAGCCTTAGCAACTATTAGGAGCATTGCAGAACACGACGCCGCCGTGCATGTCTTGGCGATTTCAGGAACCATAAAAGCCCTGCGCAACAAAATACGCCTCTAA
- a CDS encoding NfeD family protein encodes MKAFFTVKADELKIAQLLSKFADKYRMSYKLNRRGTAFLLEVDLSSDDLGEFIRRMNHLKDAEFKMEEIRGGGFLDPLNVSLTRTNADVMIGKETFAKNDITPLDGGTVRVGGELWLARPADNEVIAQGSKVRVVRIEGVTLIVEGVTE; translated from the coding sequence TTGAAAGCCTTTTTCACTGTTAAAGCCGACGAGCTTAAAATTGCGCAGCTGCTTTCAAAATTTGCGGACAAATACCGCATGTCCTACAAGCTCAATCGCCGCGGAACTGCTTTCCTGCTAGAAGTCGATTTGAGCAGCGACGATTTAGGAGAATTCATCAGACGCATGAATCACCTCAAAGACGCAGAGTTCAAAATGGAGGAAATCCGCGGAGGCGGTTTTTTAGACCCGCTCAACGTCAGCTTGACAAGGACAAACGCAGATGTGATGATAGGCAAAGAAACATTTGCCAAAAACGACATAACCCCGCTTGACGGCGGAACCGTTCGCGTTGGCGGCGAATTGTGGCTGGCGCGGCCTGCAGATAACGAGGTTATTGCGCAGGGCAGCAAAGTGAGAGTGGTTCGCATCGAAGGGGTCACCCTAATAGTTGAAGGAGTGACTGAATAA
- a CDS encoding paraslipin, with translation MYELEIIAVIVVVVIFVLFSASVKKVNQYEKGIVERFNAYEKMVEPGLRMVVPFVERIYRVNMREQVIDVPPQEIITEDNVVVTIDAVIYYQVIDAKRALYEIEDFELAIIKLAQTTLRNIVGEMSLDVCLTSREKINVELRSVLDQATDKWGTKVNRIELQRIDPPQDIQLAMHKQKTAEQERRQLRLLATGRKEAAEQEKLGAILTAQGAKQAAILEAEGEAKSVELVAEAQAKAIKVVSESANQYFKENAQLNKRLDVVQETFSQQTKIVVPSNSDILNVIGLEGTTVLPLNKEAKKTTNERE, from the coding sequence TTGTATGAACTAGAAATAATTGCTGTTATTGTTGTGGTCGTTATTTTTGTGCTGTTTTCAGCATCCGTGAAAAAGGTCAACCAGTACGAAAAGGGCATCGTGGAGCGGTTTAACGCTTACGAAAAAATGGTTGAGCCCGGGCTTCGAATGGTGGTGCCTTTTGTGGAGCGCATCTACCGCGTAAACATGCGCGAACAAGTAATCGATGTGCCGCCGCAGGAAATCATCACTGAAGATAACGTCGTCGTCACCATAGACGCCGTAATCTACTACCAAGTCATAGACGCCAAACGGGCGCTGTACGAAATCGAAGACTTCGAACTCGCCATCATCAAGCTAGCTCAAACCACTTTGCGCAACATCGTAGGTGAGATGTCTTTGGACGTGTGCTTGACAAGCCGCGAAAAAATCAACGTGGAACTGCGCAGCGTACTTGACCAGGCAACTGACAAATGGGGAACCAAGGTGAATCGCATTGAACTGCAACGCATTGACCCGCCCCAAGACATCCAGCTTGCCATGCACAAGCAAAAAACCGCCGAACAAGAAAGACGCCAACTACGCCTGCTCGCTACAGGACGCAAAGAAGCCGCAGAGCAAGAAAAACTTGGAGCCATCCTAACAGCGCAGGGAGCAAAGCAAGCTGCCATACTTGAAGCGGAGGGTGAAGCCAAATCCGTAGAGTTAGTTGCCGAAGCCCAAGCCAAAGCCATCAAAGTCGTCTCAGAATCCGCCAATCAGTACTTCAAAGAAAACGCGCAGCTAAACAAGAGACTAGACGTCGTGCAAGAAACCTTTAGCCAACAAACCAAAATCGTAGTCCCCTCAAACTCTGACATCCTAAACGTCATAGGACTCGAAGGCACAACCGTACTACCCCTAAACAAGGAAGCCAAGAAAACCACAAATGAGCGCGAGTAA
- a CDS encoding NAD(P)/FAD-dependent oxidoreductase has product MNDVIVIGAGPAGTACAKKLAENGLSVKVYEKRAEIGAPKRCGEGISEASQDFVGKVPERCIARRIKGARIYAPDGRHLDAVLEKGGMVLERKVFDKWLAEEAVKAGAQVQANTFVSSLLKDDRGYYTGVKAEFLGNECEDKAKVVVCATGAESPLRTQALGVYSKVNLIDSCIQYEMTNIETDPDFIHIYLSSVLAPRGYVWVFPKGEHRANVGLGIVPQDKKPKEFMNQFLAQHPEISKGSILEVNAGCVPVGGLVKDMVANGFVLCGEGANHVNAIHGGGIKEAVISGQLAADTITTCLKKDDVSKKALSTYNEVWWDERGSHLKKVEKLRETLEKLSDQDLNDLVDALKPEDIIEFARGAKLGTLAKVLMRKPKLVGIARHLL; this is encoded by the coding sequence ATGAACGATGTAATAGTAATCGGAGCAGGACCTGCAGGAACCGCCTGCGCAAAAAAACTTGCAGAAAACGGACTCTCCGTCAAAGTATATGAGAAAAGAGCTGAAATCGGCGCTCCCAAACGATGCGGCGAAGGCATAAGCGAAGCCAGCCAAGACTTCGTAGGCAAAGTCCCCGAACGGTGCATAGCCCGAAGAATCAAAGGCGCCAGAATATATGCTCCCGATGGCAGACACTTAGATGCTGTGTTGGAGAAGGGCGGCATGGTTTTAGAGCGCAAAGTTTTCGATAAATGGCTTGCTGAAGAAGCCGTCAAAGCAGGCGCACAGGTTCAGGCGAACACGTTTGTTTCAAGCCTACTCAAAGACGATAGGGGCTACTATACGGGCGTGAAAGCCGAGTTTTTGGGCAACGAGTGTGAGGACAAAGCCAAAGTGGTTGTCTGCGCTACGGGCGCTGAGTCTCCTTTGCGTACTCAAGCTTTGGGCGTGTACTCAAAAGTTAACCTAATTGACTCCTGCATCCAATACGAGATGACTAACATCGAAACTGACCCTGACTTCATACACATCTACCTCTCCAGCGTCCTAGCCCCCAGAGGCTACGTGTGGGTCTTCCCCAAAGGCGAACACCGAGCAAACGTAGGGTTAGGCATCGTGCCCCAAGACAAAAAACCCAAAGAATTCATGAACCAATTCCTCGCGCAGCACCCTGAAATTAGCAAGGGCTCGATTTTGGAAGTTAACGCGGGCTGTGTCCCCGTGGGCGGCTTAGTCAAAGACATGGTTGCAAACGGTTTCGTACTGTGCGGAGAAGGCGCAAACCACGTCAACGCAATCCACGGCGGGGGCATAAAAGAAGCCGTCATATCCGGGCAACTCGCAGCCGACACCATAACAACATGCCTCAAAAAAGATGATGTCTCCAAAAAAGCACTCTCCACCTACAACGAAGTCTGGTGGGACGAACGCGGCAGCCACCTCAAAAAAGTCGAAAAACTCCGCGAAACCCTAGAAAAACTCTCCGACCAAGACCTCAACGACCTCGTAGATGCCCTTAAACCCGAAGACATCATCGAATTCGCCCGAGGCGCAAAACTAGGCACCCTAGCCAAAGTCCTCATGCGAAAACCCAAACTCGTAGGCATCGCACGCCACCTACTCTAA
- a CDS encoding 4Fe-4S binding protein, with product MTWKINNNRCLRCGGCVSVCPTAALELKDNVINNTQLCTLCGICQTACPVEAIKVTKQ from the coding sequence ATGACATGGAAAATAAACAATAACCGATGCCTGCGATGCGGCGGATGCGTCTCTGTTTGCCCAACAGCCGCACTAGAACTAAAAGACAACGTAATCAACAACACCCAACTCTGCACGCTGTGCGGAATCTGCCAAACCGCATGCCCCGTAGAAGCCATAAAGGTGACCAAACAATGA
- a CDS encoding helix-turn-helix transcriptional regulator yields MSPKIALSAELRKLIENRLDHTLQGIQATLAEITEKQELNPKALEEELTSLEATFDLLFQKWNLKILYTLFLKETMGFGELKNVLNVNSRTLSDKLKTLQTHRYIDRNVQNGPPLRVEYKLTKKGKNTVLLAVPLLYYAVTEEDPKN; encoded by the coding sequence ATGAGCCCAAAGATTGCTCTAAGCGCTGAGCTGCGCAAACTTATCGAAAACCGCCTAGACCACACCCTCCAAGGCATACAAGCAACGCTCGCCGAAATCACCGAGAAACAAGAACTAAACCCCAAAGCCCTCGAAGAAGAACTAACCAGCCTAGAAGCCACCTTTGATTTGCTCTTCCAAAAATGGAACCTCAAAATCCTCTACACCCTCTTCCTCAAAGAAACCATGGGATTTGGCGAACTAAAAAACGTCCTCAACGTCAACTCGCGCACCCTAAGCGACAAACTCAAAACCCTCCAAACCCACCGCTACATAGACCGCAACGTCCAAAACGGACCACCCCTACGCGTAGAATACAAACTAACCAAAAAAGGCAAAAACACCGTTCTGCTCGCAGTGCCCCTGCTCTACTACGCCGTCACCGAAGAAGACCCAAAAAACTAA
- a CDS encoding Lrp/AsnC family transcriptional regulator: MPAIRLDEKDLAILALIQENSKLTAKQIAKKTNTPLTTVFAKTKRMEEQGIIRQYRAIVAPEKLGAATAAFILASVSYREKAANGLPISQRMVAEEIAKHAEVQEVHIITGDWDLLVKLRTENVDAVGKFVVDKLRIINGLEKTLTCMVFETVKDTTKVAVPLKRQTD; the protein is encoded by the coding sequence ATGCCAGCAATCAGGCTAGACGAAAAAGACCTCGCCATACTTGCGCTCATCCAAGAAAACAGCAAACTCACCGCCAAACAAATCGCCAAAAAAACCAATACCCCCTTAACCACCGTCTTTGCCAAAACCAAACGCATGGAAGAACAAGGCATAATCCGCCAATACCGAGCCATCGTCGCACCCGAAAAACTCGGAGCCGCAACCGCAGCATTCATCTTAGCATCGGTTTCGTATCGGGAAAAAGCAGCAAATGGCTTGCCAATCTCGCAGCGCATGGTAGCCGAAGAAATCGCCAAGCACGCAGAAGTTCAAGAAGTACACATAATCACGGGAGACTGGGATTTGCTAGTCAAGCTGCGAACCGAAAACGTGGACGCCGTGGGAAAATTCGTGGTGGACAAACTGCGCATAATCAACGGACTGGAAAAAACGCTAACGTGCATGGTTTTTGAAACCGTCAAGGACACAACTAAAGTTGCGGTGCCACTAAAACGGCAAACGGATTAG